The proteins below come from a single Xyrauchen texanus isolate HMW12.3.18 chromosome 1, RBS_HiC_50CHRs, whole genome shotgun sequence genomic window:
- the trmt44 gene encoding probable tRNA (uracil-O(2)-)-methyltransferase: MYEVENMPKLSEINLTDKCRPESLWSAADVWIKKPHVVNKRLCGVTESEYRDVDTAGLKHFISTLLRTNIDINDMFYFLDADIVHKEHETAGRWCVGVRTIIPKVHKTEKCVFKEIIIKDIIGNAVTFIPFEENGQVTLKSSNIYQIQLQLKSEVWTLSLHALRPEQWYSDGVAYPKLSWLCTELLPKLSRWALESKTSEFKSTLSLVPVEKYSILYQQLKEKYKELVKVWPEVTDPEKFVFEDVAIATYLLVLWGEERVEKGTTTKQSFVDLGCGNGLLVHILNKEGHPGKGIDIRKRKIWDMYGPGTHLEENAITPSDGFLFPTTDWLIGNHSDELTPWIPIIAARSSYSCRYFVLPCCFFDFFGKYQRRQCKKSQYKEYIDFITDVSIECGFHTEEDCLRIPSTKRVCIIGRCRSYAEADEAVIEERRSDYIRGRQALFTSSGVNMSANQSGHDHLENGRSIPTAASDWVNGFQPREKIESVRNCAALPRDFVDAVVLRVAKALLSQTEENVEKNDSCDTWNTGGSLLISEVADLLDQSTLQALKKECGGLQTLLKNNHQVFRVEGGRVFIRDWRTHATAQSSRVNSKRKPPPAGALKTRLCWFHTHHPHGCPLPFENCAFAHGETELRPSTKPPKNRT, encoded by the exons ATGTATGAGGTCGAAAACATGCCGAAACTGTCTGAAATAAACCTTACGGACAAGTGCAGACCAGAGAGTCTGTGGTCCGCTGCAGATGTTTGGATAAAGAAACCACATGTTGTTAATAAGAGGCTGTGTGGAGTGACAGAGTCAGAGTACAGGGACGTGGACACTGCGGGACTCAAGCATTTCATATCCACTCTCTTGAGGACCAATATTGACATTAATGATATGTTTTACTTTCTTGACGCCGATATTGTGCATAAGGAGCATGAAACAGCAGGACGCTGGTGTGTTGGAGTCAGAACCATCATTCCTAAAGTACACAAGACAGAGAAGTGTGTGTTCAAAGAAATTATCATTAAAG ACATTATTGGAAACGCAGTGACATTCATCCCTTTTGAAGAGAACGGGCAAGTGACTCTCAAGAGCAGTAACATTTATCAAATCCAGCTGCAACTGAAGTCAGAGGTCTG GACTTTGTCTCTTCATGCTCTGAGGCCCGAGCAGTGGTACAGTGATGGAGTGGCATACCCTAAACTGTCCTGGCTCTGTACTGAACTCCTGCCTAAACTATCACGCTGGGCTCTAGAGAGCAAGACCAGTGAGTTTAAGAGCACCCTGTCTCTCGTACCAGTGGAGAAGTACAGCATCCTCTACCAGCAGCTGAAAGAGAAGTACAAAGAATTAGTGAAG GTCTGGCCTGAAGTTACTGATCCGGAGAAGTTTGTGTTTGAAGATGTTGCCATTGCTACATATCTGTTG gtcttgtggggtgagGAGCGTGTTGAAAAGGGAACAACAACCAAACAGTCCTTTGTTGATCTTGGCTGTGGAAACGGCCTCCTGGTTCACATATTAAATAAAGAAGGG CATCCTGGAAAGGGCATTGACATTCGGAAGAGGAAGATCTGGGACATGTATGGACCTGGTACACATCTAGAG GAAAATGCCATCACACCCAGCGATGGCTTCCTCTTCCCCACCACAGACTGGCTAATTGGAAACCACTCAGATGAGCTTACACCATGGATCCCCATTATAGCAGCCAG ATCTTCTTACTCGTGCCGCTACTTTGTGCTTCCCTGCTGCTTCTTTGACTTCTTTGGGAAATACCAGCGCAGACAATGTAAGAAGTCACAATATAAGGAGTACATCGATTTTATCACTGATGTCAGCATAGAATGTGGCTTCCATACAGAGGAGGACTGCCTTCGGATCCCCTCCACTAAACGG GTATGCATCATAGGCAGATGTAGGAGTTACGCCGAGGCAGATGAGGCTGTAATAGAAGAGAGACGAAGTGATTATATCAGAGGGCGTCAGGCCTTATTCACAAGCTCAGGGGTGAACATGAGTGCCAATCAAAGTGGCCATGATCACCTTGAGAATGGACGGAGCATCCCAACTGCAGCGAGTGACTGGGTAAATGGCTTCCAGCCGAGAGAGAAGATTGAGTCTGTCAGAAATTGTGCGGCCCTTCCGAGGGATTTTGTGGATGCAGTGGTTCTGAGGGTGGCAAAGGCCTTGCTGAGTCAGACTGAGGAAAATGTGGAGAAAAATGATAGCTGTGATACGTGGAACACAGGAG GCAGTCTGTTGATTAGTGAAGTAGCTGACCTCCTGGATCAGTCCACTTTACAGGCACTAAAGAAAGAGTGTGGAGGTCTCCAAACACTGCTAAAAAACAACCACCAGGTGTTCAGAG TGGAGGGTGGAAGGGTCTTTATTCGGGATTGGAGAACTCATGCAACAGCACAGAGCTCTAGAGTGAACTCCAAACGCAAACCGCCCCCCGCAGGTGCCCTGAAGACCCGACTCTGCTGGTTCCACACCCACCATCCCCATGGATGCCCACTACCCTTTGAGAATTGTGCCTTTGCTCATGGTGAGACTGAGTTGAGACCTTCCACAAAGCCCCCCAAAAATCGGACCTGA